In Musa acuminata AAA Group cultivar baxijiao chromosome BXJ3-11, Cavendish_Baxijiao_AAA, whole genome shotgun sequence, one DNA window encodes the following:
- the LOC103970114 gene encoding 26S proteasome non-ATPase regulatory subunit 4 homolog encodes MVLEATMICIDNSEWMRNGDYAPSRFQAQADAINLICGAKTQSNPENTVGVLTMAGNGVRVLVTPTSDLGKILSCIHGLVVGGEANLTAAIQVAQLALKHRQNKRQQQRIIVFAGSPIKYDNKTLEAIGRKLKKNSVALDVVNFGESDDGKPEKLEALITAVNNNDSSHIVHVPAGQNALSDVLISTPIVTGDGDEGSGFVAAAAVAAAGGGGLSGFDFGVDPNVDPELALALRISMEEERARQEAAAKRAAEQAAEQEKVRELASGSRDDTMAEPVSNSTLMVDDKGHNLMSQDDEAALLEQALAMSMDVAKSGTAPVVDTDMSDATVDDQELAYALQMSVQDSARDMSSQSEMSKVLEDQSFVSSILNSLPGVDPNDPSLKDLLASLQGESEPQQKQKEDKPEEDHDD; translated from the exons ATGGTTCTCGAG GCCACCATGATCTGCATCGATAACTCGGAGTGGATGAGGAACGGGGACTACGCGCCCAGTCGCTTCCAAGCCCAAGCCGATGCCATCAATCTCATTTGCGGGGCTAAAACTCAG TCGAATCCAGAAAACACAGTGGGCGTCCTGACAATGGCTGGCAATGGTGTCCGTGTTTTGGTTACACCGACAAGTGATCTTGGAAAGATTTTATCCTGTATACATG GGTTGGTTGTTGGCGGTGAGGCGAACTTGACTGCTGCCATCCAGGTTGCTCAGTTGGCTCTTAAGCACCGCCAAAATAAGAGGCAGCAGCAGAGGATCATCGTTTTTGCTGGAAG tCCAATTAAGTATGACAATAAGACCTTGGAGGCAATTGGAAGAAAGTTGAAAAAGAATAGTGTTGCTTTGGATGTTGTTAATTTTGGAGAATCTGACGATGGAAAACCTGAAAAGCTAGAGGCCCTTATTACTGCTGTAAATAATAATGACAGCAGTCACATTGTTCATGTCCCGGCTGGACAAAATGCTCTCTCTGATGTGCTTATAAG CACACCCATCGTTACAGGTGATGGGGATGAGGGGAGTGgttttgttgctgctgctgctgtagcggctgctggtggtggtggtCTATCAGGATTTGATTTTGGTGTTGATCCTAATGTGGATCCTGAGTTGGCCTTGGCACTAAGAATTTCTATGGAAGAGGAAAGGGCAAGACAAGAAGCTGCTGCTAAAAGAGCAGCTGAGCAGGCTGCTGAACAAGAAAAAGTAAGGGAGCTAGCTTCAGGCTCCCGTGATGATACCATGGCTGAACCAGTTAGCAATTCAACTCTTATGGTTGATGATAAAGGACATAATTTGATG TCACAAGATGATGAGGCTGCACTGCTGGAGCAGGCTCTTGCAATGTCCATGGATGTTGCTAAGTCTGGCACTGCACCTGTGGTTGACACAGATATGTCAGATGCTACTGTAGATGATCAAGAGTTAGCATATG CCCTTCAAATGTCTGTTCAGGACAGTGCAAGAGACATGTCATCTCAATCTGAGATGAGTAAGGTGTTGGAGGACCAGTCATTTGTTTCTTCTATCCTAAATTCG CTCCCAGGTGTTGATCCTAATGACCCCTCGCTGAAAGATTTGCTGGCATCTCTGCAAGGGGAGTCAGAG CCTCAGCAAAAGCAGAAGGAAGATAAGCCAGAAGAGGATCATGATGACTAA
- the LOC103970115 gene encoding actin-depolymerizing factor 5 — MTPKGSKPKDGSQGRHRHLFTPLLQPMAMAFKMATEGMRVKQECLSSFMEMKWKKASRYVVYKIDEKSREVMVDKVGRPGDGYEGLAASLPLDDCRYAVFDFDFVTVDNCQKSKIFFITWSPTASRIRSKILYATSKQGLRRLLEGIHYEVQATDATEMGLDVIKERAK; from the exons ATGACCCCAAAGGGCAGCAAGCCAAAGGACGGCTCTCAAGGCAGGCATCGACACCTCTTCACGCCGCTACTGCAACCCATGGCTATGGCTTTCAAGATG GCGACGGAGGGGATGCGGGTGAAGCAGGAGTGCCTGAGCTCGTTCATGGAGATGAAGTGGAAGAAAGCGAGCAGGTACGTGGTGTACAAGATCGACGAGAAGTCGAGGGAGGTGATGGTGGACAAGGTGGGCAGGCCGGGCGACGGCTACGAAGGCCTCGCCGCCTCCCTCCCCCTCGACGACTGCCGCTACGCCGTCTTCGATTTCGACTTCGTCACCGTCGACAATTGCCAAAAGAGCAAGATCTTCTTCATCACTtg GTCCCCAACGGCGTCAAGGATTAGATCGAAGATCCTGTACGCCACCTCAAAGCAGGGGCTGAGAAGGCTGCTGGAAGGGATCCACTACGAGGTGCAAGCCACCGATGCAACGGAGATGGGGCTTGATGTGATCAAAGAGAGGGCCAAATGa
- the LOC103970116 gene encoding la-related protein 1B translates to MAAAASSAADPSASSSSPRSGRVARHPRSHVVRGEPDAPAAGTPPSHSSPPPPLPAVVIPSQETADRSPRKPPPEDLPPSSEAAGGKKQAWKRPANGSIDAGAAVMGGAASWPALSESAKACPRSPSSDALKPHSDGLLSASLGHAISTSLPKTNSNPSSPARQKSMKRGGSGGDGGSGEPTDGGAALPSPPPASSPLPLANLDKQAPPEISPRGKTTKNTSNWDHSSPGGSLGSHAHDGGDHLRSYGFNQRWKNGSGAGSHHNNFGSRYDQERGGYEGYRRNAGGRDIHMQQRGARPYLRPPAPPVTPPFLSPPPQVLPYGNQIVFPDMSSPIFYVATQPPPEGVPFVPHPAVPSAMFIPAIDPQCASLLKQIDYYFSSDNLCRDVFLRNNMDEKGWVPISLIAGFNRVRQLTTSVDFILDTLRLSTVVEVQGDKVRKRNDWMNWVLPPSNVSGQSPATLNSDNLAARLQSVGLDGAAVWSSTRVPNHGERFLSRSASGNLRNQLQVAVNSDRDDTGKVIGLAESDRTKSGRSLFRSDTL, encoded by the exons atggccgccgccgcctcctcggcCGCCGATCCCTCGGCGAGCTCCTCGTCCCCGCGTTCCGGCCGCGTCGCCCGCCACCCTCGGAGCCACGTCGTTCGCGGCGAGCCTGATGCTCCTGCTGCCGGCACCCCACCTTCGCACTCCTCTCCGCCGCCTCCTCTACCGGCCGTCGTGATCCCGTCCCAGGAGACCGCCGATCGGTCCCCTCGGAAGCCGCCGCCGGAGGACCTGCCTCCGTCATCAGAAGCCGCCGGAGGGAAGAAACAGGCCTGGAAGCGGCCGGCCAATGGCTCGATAGACGCAGGCGCCGCCGTGATGGGCGGAGCGGCCTCCTGGCCTGCCCTCTCTGAGTCCGCTAAGGCCTGCCCTAGATCGCCCTCCTCCGATGCTTTGAAGCCCCATTCCGATGGACTGCTCTCTGCCTCTCTG GGGCATGCAATCTCGACTTCTTTGCCAAAGACAAACTCGAATCCATCTTCACCAGCACGCCAAAAATCAATGAAAcgtggcggcagcggcggcgatggTGGCAGTGGTGAACCTACTGATGGCGGAGCAGCGTTGCCATCGCCACCACCAGCTTCATCTCCTTTGCCTCTGGCGAACTTGGACAAGCAGGCACCTCCAGAAATCTCACCTCGAGGGAAAACAACCAAGAACACCTCCAATTGGGACCATAGTTCCCCGGGAGGTAGTTTGGGATCACACGCCCATGATGGCGGCGACCACCTAAGAAGCTATGGTTTCAACCAGAGGTGGAAAAATGGCAGTGGTGCTGGGTCTCATCACAACAACTTTGGCAGCCGCTACGATCAGGAGCGCGGAGGTTATGAAGGATATCGTCGGAATGCTGGTGGGAGAGACATCCATATGCAGCAGCGTGGTGCTCGGCCCTATCTTAGGCCACCTGCGCCGCCTGTAACACCCCCCTTCCTCAGCCCTCCTCCTCAAGTCCTACCTTATGGGAATCAAATTGTCTTCCCTG ATATGTCTTCTCCTATATTTTATGTTGCCACTCAGCCACCTCCTGAGGGTGTACCTTTTGTTCCTCATCCGGCAGTGCCCTCTGCAATGTTCATCCCAGCTATTGATCCACAGTGTGCTAGCTTACTGAAGCAGATAGATTACTATTTCAG CTCTGATAATTTGTGTAGAGATGTTTTTTTGAGGAATAACATGGATGAGAAAGGATGGGTTCCAATATCATTGATTGCTGGATTCAACAGA GTGAGGCAATTAACAACCAGCGTAGACTTCATATTGGATACATTGCGGTTATCAACTGTAGTGGAAGTACAG GGTGACAAAGTAAGGAAGCGTAATGACTGGATGAACTGGGTTCTGCCACCAAGTAATGTTTCCGGTCAATCTCCAGCAACACTGAACTCTGATAACCTGGCAGCTCGTTTGCAATCTGTTGGACTAGATGGTGCTGCTGTTTGGAGTAGCACGAGAGTACCAAATCATGGCGAGAGATTTCTCAGTAGATCAGCATCTGGGAACCTGAGGAACCAGTTACAAGTGGCAGTAAATAGCGATCGGGATGATACTGGGAAAGTCATTGGACTTGCAGAGTCAGATCGCACCAAATCTGGAAGAAGTCTATTCAGGAGTGATACATTATGA